The following coding sequences are from one Acidimicrobiia bacterium window:
- the serC gene encoding phosphoserine transaminase — MTDTSTETAISLPPELRPSDGRFGSGPSKVRQDAMVALADAAPRYMGTSHRRPTVRNVVRRVRDGMSALFALPDGYEVLLGNGGSTLFWDAAAFGLVEWRAQHLVCGEFSSKFAAVTRAAPHLEAPDVIESAPGAAPTARANADVDAYCFPHNETSTGVMLPVARPSDDGLVLVDATSGAGGLRVDPRAFDVYYFAPQKCFAGDAGIWIALCSPAAIERIERIASSGRWVPPSLDLGIALEQSRLDQTYNTPALATLFLLADQLEWMLAQGGLEWAAGRCDRSAATIYDWADAGALTTPFVTDPALRSRVTATIDFDGVDAAQIASTLRTNGIIDVEPYRKLGRNQLRVGLFPAIEPDDVAVLTRAIDYIAERLAG, encoded by the coding sequence GTGACCGACACGAGCACCGAGACCGCGATCAGCCTGCCGCCGGAGTTGCGGCCGTCGGACGGGCGCTTCGGGTCGGGGCCGTCGAAGGTGCGCCAGGACGCGATGGTCGCGCTCGCCGACGCCGCGCCGCGCTACATGGGCACGAGCCACCGGCGCCCCACCGTGCGCAACGTCGTCCGGCGCGTGCGCGACGGGATGTCCGCTCTGTTCGCGCTGCCCGACGGCTACGAGGTGTTGCTCGGCAACGGCGGCTCGACCCTGTTCTGGGACGCGGCCGCGTTCGGACTCGTCGAATGGCGCGCGCAGCACCTCGTGTGCGGCGAGTTCTCGTCGAAGTTCGCGGCAGTGACGCGCGCCGCGCCGCACCTCGAAGCTCCCGATGTGATCGAGAGCGCGCCCGGCGCCGCGCCCACGGCGCGCGCGAACGCCGACGTCGACGCGTACTGCTTCCCGCACAACGAGACGTCGACCGGCGTGATGTTGCCGGTCGCCCGTCCGAGCGACGACGGGCTCGTTCTCGTCGACGCGACCTCGGGCGCGGGTGGCCTGCGCGTCGATCCGCGTGCGTTCGACGTCTACTACTTCGCGCCGCAGAAGTGCTTCGCAGGCGATGCCGGCATCTGGATCGCGCTGTGCTCGCCCGCCGCGATCGAGCGGATCGAGCGCATCGCGTCGTCCGGCCGTTGGGTGCCGCCGAGCCTCGATCTCGGCATCGCGCTCGAGCAATCCCGGCTCGATCAGACGTACAACACCCCCGCGCTCGCGACGCTCTTCCTGCTCGCGGATCAGCTCGAGTGGATGCTCGCGCAGGGCGGCCTCGAATGGGCTGCCGGTCGCTGCGACCGCTCGGCGGCGACGATCTACGACTGGGCGGATGCCGGAGCGCTGACGACACCCTTCGTCACCGACCCTGCGCTCCGGAGCCGCGTGACGGCCACGATCGACTTCGACGGCGTCGACGCCGCGCAGATCGCGTCGACGCTGCGCACGAACGGCATCATCGACGTCGAGCCCTACCGCAAGCTCGGCCGCAACCAGCTACGCGTCGGCCTCTTCCCCGCGATCGAGCCCGACGACGTCGCCGTGCTCACGCGCGCGATCGACTACATCGCCGAGCGCCTCGCGGGTTGA
- a CDS encoding thioredoxin — translation MSGALPDGLVAVVKRDCPTCTLVAPVLRDLAARGALRVYTQDDPSFPPGIDACDDTELEVSFALAIDTVPTLLRVERGAVTNRTEGWSRARWEALTGFAGLGPDLPDLRPGCGSRTHDPDVADAHAIATMAPRLQARPVELGAAEDDQEAMFARGWTDGLPVVPPTVARVARMLAGTTRAPDDIVTVVPPDLVECTVEKVAINAVLAGCRPEYLPVVLAAVEAACTDQFNAHGLLATTWFSGPLVIVNGPIARAIGMNSGGNALGQGNRANATIGRALQLVVRNVGGGRPGEVDRATLGNPGKYTFCFAEDEAGSPWESLAVERGIARGRSAVTLFAAEGVRGVVDQLSREPESLARSFAACLRTVAHPKLAMVWDAVLVVSPEHARVFREAGWSKARLREALSAELLLAGDDIVAGAHGIAEGLPAGFAGTSIPKFRDGGLLIVHAGGTAGMFSAIIGGWASGAVGSEPVTREVGT, via the coding sequence GTGAGCGGCGCGCTCCCCGACGGATTGGTCGCAGTGGTCAAACGCGACTGCCCTACCTGCACGCTCGTCGCTCCTGTTCTGCGCGACCTCGCGGCGCGCGGCGCACTGCGCGTCTACACGCAGGACGACCCGTCGTTCCCGCCCGGCATCGACGCGTGTGACGACACCGAGCTCGAGGTGTCGTTCGCGCTCGCGATCGACACCGTGCCGACGCTGCTGCGCGTCGAGCGGGGTGCGGTCACGAATCGCACCGAGGGCTGGTCGCGCGCGCGGTGGGAGGCACTCACCGGCTTCGCGGGCCTCGGCCCCGACCTCCCCGACCTCCGACCCGGTTGCGGCTCGCGCACGCACGACCCCGACGTCGCCGACGCGCATGCGATCGCGACGATGGCGCCCCGGCTGCAGGCGCGTCCGGTCGAGCTCGGCGCCGCCGAGGACGACCAGGAAGCGATGTTCGCCCGGGGCTGGACCGACGGCCTTCCGGTCGTCCCGCCGACGGTCGCCCGCGTCGCGCGCATGCTCGCGGGCACGACGCGCGCGCCGGACGACATCGTCACGGTCGTGCCGCCCGACCTCGTCGAGTGCACGGTCGAGAAGGTCGCGATCAACGCGGTGCTCGCGGGCTGCCGACCCGAGTACCTGCCGGTGGTGCTGGCCGCGGTCGAGGCTGCGTGCACCGATCAGTTCAACGCGCACGGGCTGCTCGCGACGACGTGGTTCTCGGGCCCGCTCGTGATCGTCAACGGTCCGATCGCGCGCGCGATCGGGATGAACTCCGGCGGCAACGCGCTCGGTCAGGGCAACCGCGCGAACGCGACGATCGGACGCGCGCTGCAACTCGTCGTCCGCAACGTCGGCGGTGGCCGTCCCGGCGAAGTCGACCGCGCGACGCTCGGCAACCCCGGCAAGTACACGTTCTGCTTCGCCGAGGACGAGGCGGGTTCGCCGTGGGAGTCGCTCGCGGTCGAGCGCGGTATCGCGCGCGGACGCTCGGCCGTCACGCTGTTCGCTGCGGAAGGCGTGCGCGGCGTCGTCGACCAGCTGTCGCGTGAGCCCGAGTCGCTCGCGCGCAGCTTCGCGGCCTGCCTGCGCACCGTCGCGCACCCGAAGCTCGCGATGGTGTGGGACGCGGTGCTCGTCGTCTCACCCGAGCACGCACGCGTCTTTCGCGAGGCAGGCTGGTCGAAGGCGCGTCTGCGGGAGGCCCTGAGCGCCGAGCTCCTGCTCGCGGGCGACGACATCGTCGCGGGCGCGCACGGCATCGCCGAGGGACTGCCGGCCGGCTTCGCGGGAACGTCGATCCCGAAGTTCCGCGATGGCGGGCTGCTCATCGTCCACGCCGGTGGCACCGCGGGCATGTTCTCGGCCATCATCGGCGGGTGGGCGAGCGGCGCGGTCGGGAGTGAGCCAGTGACCCGGGAGGTCGGTACGTGA
- a CDS encoding UGSC family (seleno)protein, with protein MLLDPTSERAPAARERAARPASIEGATVGLLDISKPRGKVFLDRVEELLVARGLKVERYSKPTFTKPAPADLRHEIATKCDLVIEALADUGSCTSCSVHDTVNLEAAGVPMVFVASTEFVAAADAQSRALGADPARVFVAHPIQDRTDDELRALADAAIDDLVAALR; from the coding sequence GTGCTGCTCGATCCCACGTCGGAACGGGCCCCGGCGGCGCGCGAGCGCGCGGCGCGGCCCGCGTCGATCGAGGGCGCGACCGTCGGCCTGCTCGACATCAGCAAGCCGCGCGGCAAGGTGTTCCTCGATCGCGTCGAGGAGCTGCTCGTCGCGCGCGGTCTGAAGGTCGAGCGCTACAGCAAGCCGACGTTCACGAAGCCTGCGCCCGCGGATCTACGGCACGAGATCGCGACGAAGTGCGACCTCGTGATCGAAGCACTCGCCGACTGAGGATCGTGCACGTCGTGCAGTGTGCACGACACCGTGAACCTCGAGGCCGCCGGTGTGCCGATGGTGTTCGTCGCGTCGACCGAGTTCGTCGCGGCCGCCGACGCGCAGTCGCGCGCGCTCGGCGCCGACCCCGCGCGTGTCTTCGTCGCGCATCCGATCCAGGATCGAACCGACGACGAGCTGCGCGCGCTGGCCGACGCCGCGATCGACGACCTCGTCGCCGCGCTGCGCTGA
- a CDS encoding HD domain-containing protein encodes MDDRLISQLRFVLEADRLKHVERRSYLVDGSRRENSAEHSWHLALMALVLMEHADEPVDRLRVLAMLVLHDLVEIDAGDTFLYDVEGRAAKQEAEARAAQRLFGLLPGEQGRELQDLWLEYEVGESADARFARALDRLQPLMLNHASGGATWREHDVTADQVLAVNESIASGSAALWATARDLVADAVGRGYLADPAS; translated from the coding sequence ATGGACGATCGCCTCATCTCGCAACTGCGCTTCGTGCTCGAAGCCGATCGGCTGAAGCACGTCGAGCGCCGTAGCTACCTCGTCGACGGGTCGCGGCGTGAGAACTCCGCCGAGCACTCGTGGCATCTCGCGCTGATGGCGCTCGTGCTCATGGAGCACGCCGACGAGCCCGTCGATCGGCTGCGCGTGCTCGCGATGCTCGTGCTGCACGACCTCGTCGAGATCGACGCCGGCGACACGTTCCTCTACGACGTCGAAGGGCGCGCCGCGAAGCAGGAAGCCGAGGCGCGTGCCGCGCAGCGGCTGTTCGGGCTGCTGCCGGGCGAGCAGGGACGCGAGCTGCAAGACCTCTGGTTGGAGTACGAGGTGGGCGAGAGTGCCGACGCTCGCTTCGCCCGCGCACTCGACCGGTTGCAGCCGCTCATGCTGAACCATGCTTCGGGTGGCGCGACCTGGCGTGAGCACGACGTCACCGCGGACCAAGTGCTCGCGGTCAACGAGTCGATCGCGTCCGGATCGGCGGCGTTGTGGGCGACCGCGCGCGATCTCGTCGCCGACGCGGTCGGGCGCGGATATCTCGCCGACCCCGCCTCCTGA